One Nocardioides aromaticivorans genomic window carries:
- a CDS encoding DMT family transporter, producing the protein MVIAWSLLLAAIGVEVAASAALPRTESFRDPVWTAVVLAGYAASIWLLALVVRQVPVSIAYAVWAGLGTAGMAVVGYLFLDEQMDPLKVLALALVVGGVVLLNLSGAH; encoded by the coding sequence ATGGTGATCGCCTGGTCACTCCTGCTCGCCGCCATCGGCGTCGAGGTCGCGGCGAGCGCCGCGCTGCCGCGCACCGAGAGCTTCCGCGACCCGGTCTGGACCGCGGTCGTGCTCGCCGGGTACGCCGCCTCGATCTGGCTGCTCGCCCTGGTCGTCAGGCAGGTCCCGGTCTCGATCGCGTACGCCGTCTGGGCCGGCCTCGGCACGGCCGGCATGGCGGTCGTCGGCTACCTGTTCCTCGACGAGCAGATGGACCCGCTCAAGGTGCTCGCCCTCGCGCTCGTCGTCGGCGGCGTCGTCCTGCTCAACCTCTCCGGCGCGCACTGA
- a CDS encoding TetR/AcrR family transcriptional regulator: MATDGERRRQLAEAATDYVLDHGLIELSLRPLAAALGTSDRMLLYHFDGKDDLVAAVLHTSNERSIAHLRSLPAAPSVREAVLVLWRASSDGGQLERCQRLYVEAAALGLFGREPWAGVVRDANRAWLQALADWLVSAGCSAELAPRAANLLDAALMGLHLDLPLERGTDALDGSVVDLAGAVAAIAGQGSA, from the coding sequence GTGGCCACGGACGGGGAGCGCCGGCGCCAGCTCGCCGAGGCCGCCACCGACTACGTGCTCGACCACGGCCTGATCGAGCTCAGCCTGCGCCCGCTCGCGGCGGCGCTGGGCACCAGCGACCGGATGCTGCTCTACCACTTCGACGGCAAGGACGACCTGGTCGCCGCGGTGCTGCACACCTCCAACGAGCGCTCGATCGCCCACCTGCGCTCGCTGCCGGCCGCGCCGTCGGTGCGCGAGGCCGTGCTCGTCCTGTGGCGGGCGTCGAGCGACGGCGGCCAGCTCGAGCGGTGCCAGCGCCTGTACGTCGAGGCGGCGGCGCTCGGCCTCTTCGGCCGCGAGCCGTGGGCGGGCGTGGTCCGGGACGCCAACCGGGCCTGGCTGCAGGCCCTCGCCGACTGGCTGGTCTCCGCCGGCTGCAGCGCCGAGCTCGCCCCACGGGCCGCCAACCTGCTCGATGCCGCCCTCATGGGGCTGCACCTCGACCTGCCGCTGGAGCGGGGGACCGACGCGCTCGACGGCTCGGTCGTCGACCTCGCCGGGGCCGTCGCCGCGATCGCCGGTCAGGGCAGCGCGTAG
- a CDS encoding ATP-dependent Clp protease ATP-binding subunit: protein MFERFTDRARRVVVLAQEEARMLSHNYIGTEHILLGLIHEGEGVAAKALESLDISLEAVRAQVEEIIGQGQQAPSGHIPFTPRAKKVLELSLREALQLGHSYIGTEHILLGLIREGEGVAAQVLQKLGADLNRVRQQVIQLLSGFQGKETGAAASTSGSTSGGDAPSSSLVLDQFGRNLTQDAREGKLDPIIGRAAQIERVMQVLSRRTKNNPVLIGEPGVGKTSIVEGLAQDIVKGNVPETLKDKQIYTLDLGALVAGSRYRGDFEERLKKVLKEIRTRGDIVLFIDEIHTLVGAGAAEGAIDAASILKPMLARGELQTIGATTLDEYRKYLEKDAALERRFQPIQVPEPSIADTIEMLKGIRDRYEAHHRVTITDEALVSAATLADRYISDRFLPDKAIDLIDEAGSRLRIRRMTAPADLREYDDKIGEVRQRKEAAIDGQDFEAAARLRDEEKQLILAKSEREKQWRSGDMDEVAEVDEELIAEVLAVATGIPIVKLSEEESTRLLKMEDELHKRVIGQDEAVKALSRAIRRTRAGLKDPKRPGGSFIFAGPSGVGKTWLSKTLAEFLFGDEDALIQLDMSEFGEKHTVSRLFGSPPGYVGYEEGGQLTEKVRRKPFSVVLFDEVEKAHPDIFNSLLQILEEGRLTDSQGRVVDFKNCVIIMTTNLGTRDIAKGINLGFNQAGDAAGSYERMKGKVSEELKQHFRPEFLNRVDEIIVFPPLSQEQIIAMVDNMIAAVEVRLKDRDMRIELTQAAKNLLAERGFDPVLGARPLRRTVQREIEDILAEKMLYGEVGPGQIVLVGVEGEGANAKFTFEGQKVGELPDLPPLETVVEGKAPAEGAEIAPDDSETA from the coding sequence ATGTTCGAGCGGTTCACTGACCGAGCCCGCCGGGTGGTCGTGCTGGCCCAGGAAGAGGCCCGCATGCTCTCCCACAACTACATCGGGACCGAGCACATCCTGCTCGGCCTCATCCACGAGGGCGAGGGCGTCGCCGCGAAGGCGCTGGAGTCGCTCGACATCTCCCTCGAGGCCGTGCGCGCGCAGGTCGAGGAGATCATCGGCCAGGGCCAGCAGGCGCCGTCCGGCCACATCCCCTTCACCCCGCGCGCCAAGAAGGTCCTCGAGCTGTCCCTGCGCGAGGCGCTGCAGCTCGGCCACTCCTACATCGGCACCGAGCACATCCTGCTCGGCCTGATCCGCGAGGGCGAGGGCGTCGCCGCCCAGGTGCTGCAGAAGCTCGGCGCCGACCTCAACCGCGTCCGCCAGCAGGTCATCCAGCTGCTCTCCGGCTTCCAGGGCAAGGAGACCGGCGCCGCCGCGTCGACCTCGGGCTCCACGAGCGGTGGCGACGCCCCGTCGTCGTCGCTGGTGCTCGACCAGTTCGGCCGCAACCTGACCCAGGACGCCCGCGAGGGCAAGCTCGACCCGATCATCGGCCGTGCCGCGCAGATCGAGCGGGTCATGCAGGTGCTCTCGCGCCGCACCAAGAACAACCCCGTGCTCATCGGTGAGCCCGGCGTCGGCAAGACCTCGATCGTCGAGGGCCTGGCCCAGGACATCGTCAAGGGCAACGTGCCCGAGACGCTCAAGGACAAGCAGATCTACACCCTCGACCTGGGTGCGCTGGTCGCCGGCTCCCGCTACCGCGGTGACTTCGAGGAGCGCCTCAAGAAGGTGCTCAAGGAGATCCGCACCCGCGGCGACATCGTGCTGTTCATCGACGAGATCCACACCCTCGTCGGTGCCGGTGCGGCCGAGGGCGCCATCGACGCCGCCAGCATCCTCAAGCCGATGCTGGCCCGCGGCGAGCTGCAGACCATCGGCGCGACCACCCTCGACGAGTACCGCAAGTACCTCGAGAAGGACGCCGCGCTCGAGCGCCGCTTCCAGCCGATCCAGGTGCCCGAGCCCTCGATCGCCGACACGATCGAGATGCTCAAGGGCATCCGCGACCGCTACGAGGCGCACCACCGGGTGACCATCACCGACGAGGCGCTGGTCTCCGCGGCCACCCTCGCCGACCGCTACATCTCCGACCGCTTCCTGCCGGACAAGGCCATCGACCTGATCGACGAGGCCGGCTCGCGCCTGCGGATCCGCCGGATGACGGCGCCCGCCGACCTGCGCGAGTACGACGACAAGATCGGCGAGGTCCGCCAGCGCAAGGAGGCGGCCATCGACGGGCAGGACTTCGAGGCCGCGGCCCGCCTGCGCGACGAGGAGAAGCAGCTGATCCTCGCCAAGTCCGAGCGTGAGAAGCAGTGGCGCTCGGGCGACATGGACGAGGTCGCCGAGGTCGACGAGGAGCTGATCGCCGAGGTGCTGGCGGTCGCGACGGGCATCCCGATCGTGAAGCTCTCCGAGGAGGAGTCCACCCGCCTGCTCAAGATGGAGGACGAGCTCCACAAGCGCGTCATCGGCCAGGACGAGGCGGTCAAGGCGCTGTCGCGGGCGATCCGTCGTACCCGCGCGGGGCTGAAGGACCCGAAGCGTCCCGGTGGCTCGTTCATCTTCGCCGGCCCGTCCGGCGTCGGTAAGACGTGGCTGTCCAAGACGCTCGCGGAGTTCCTCTTCGGCGACGAGGACGCGCTCATCCAGCTCGACATGTCGGAGTTCGGCGAGAAGCACACCGTCTCGCGGCTCTTCGGCTCGCCTCCGGGCTATGTCGGCTACGAGGAGGGCGGCCAGCTCACCGAGAAGGTGCGCCGCAAGCCGTTCTCGGTCGTGCTCTTCGACGAGGTCGAGAAGGCCCACCCCGACATCTTCAACAGCCTGCTGCAGATCCTGGAGGAAGGTCGCCTGACCGACTCCCAGGGCCGGGTCGTGGACTTCAAGAACTGCGTCATCATCATGACCACCAACCTCGGCACGCGCGACATCGCCAAGGGCATCAACCTGGGCTTCAACCAGGCTGGCGACGCCGCGGGCTCCTACGAGCGGATGAAGGGCAAGGTCTCGGAGGAGCTGAAGCAGCACTTCCGTCCCGAGTTCCTCAACCGTGTCGACGAGATCATCGTGTTCCCGCCGCTGTCGCAGGAGCAGATCATCGCGATGGTCGACAACATGATCGCCGCGGTGGAGGTCCGCCTGAAGGACCGCGACATGCGGATCGAGCTCACCCAGGCCGCGAAGAACCTGCTCGCCGAGCGGGGCTTCGACCCGGTCCTGGGCGCCCGCCCGCTGCGTCGTACCGTCCAGCGCGAGATCGAGGACATCCTCGCCGAGAAGATGCTCTACGGCGAGGTCGGCCCGGGCCAGATCGTGCTCGTGGGCGTCGAGGGCGAGGGTGCCAACGCCAAGTTCACCTTCGAGGGCCAGAAGGTCGGCGAGCTGCCGGACCTGCCGCCGCTCGAGACGGTCGTCGAGGGCAAGGCCCCGGCCGAGGGCGCGGAGATCGCGCCCGACGACTCCGAGACCGCCTGA
- a CDS encoding histone-like nucleoid-structuring protein Lsr2 has translation MAQRVNIVLVDDIDGSDATQTVAFGLDGASYEIDLNDDNAAALRDALAPYVGHGRKVGRGGGGAKRGGGRAAASSGAGASAKEIREWARDNGHAVPERGRIPADVREAYDAAH, from the coding sequence ATGGCCCAGCGCGTCAACATCGTCCTGGTGGACGACATCGACGGCAGCGATGCGACGCAGACCGTGGCCTTCGGCCTCGACGGCGCCAGCTACGAGATCGACCTGAACGACGACAACGCCGCCGCCCTGCGCGACGCCCTGGCGCCCTACGTCGGGCACGGCCGCAAGGTGGGTCGCGGCGGCGGTGGCGCGAAGCGCGGCGGCGGCCGGGCTGCTGCCTCCTCGGGAGCCGGCGCCTCGGCGAAGGAGATCCGCGAGTGGGCCCGCGACAACGGCCACGCGGTGCCCGAGCGCGGCCGCATCCCCGCCGACGTGCGCGAGGCGTACGACGCCGCCCACTGA